A window of Apium graveolens cultivar Ventura chromosome 8, ASM990537v1, whole genome shotgun sequence contains these coding sequences:
- the LOC141678734 gene encoding glutathione hydrolase 3-like, with protein MMKQQQRLEDPLLVTSRSSSTRRWFRALWFLPALIAITFAGLTLTGYLEFGIIKGGGKYGNEGLFYGNGEVVESDKAVVAADDARCSKTGVSILGQGGHAVDAAVATALCLGVVNAMASGIGGGGFMVVRSSATSRTEAINMRETAPLASSQTMYDDNPETKSIGALSMGVPGELAGLYEAWLRHGRLPWKILFQPAIKLARDGFVIAPYLGKAIAEHSDSITRDPGLRQVYAPNGKLLKTGEKCYNVELGHSLEAIAELGPKAFYDGRIGEMFVKDVKEAGGILTMEDLRSYRVDVTEAVAVNAMGYTILGMPSPSSGTLGLSLVLNILDSYGSTYAAMGSLGIHRMIEALKHMFAVRMNLGDPDFVNINETAANMLSPSFAKRIQQRIFDNTTFPSEYYMPRWSQLRDHGTSHFCIVDADRNAVSLTTTVNYPFGATVLSPATGIVLNNEMDDFSTPAEISPDHLPPAPANFIEPKKRPLSSMTPIVVLKENQLVGVIGGSGGLYIIPAILQVFLNHFALGMEPLSAVQSPRVYHKLIPNVVLYEDWTCIDGEHIELISEVRRFLGARGHQLEAKSGGAISQLIVQDLRNANPMGRKNGKVPKDQVLCGILTAVSDPRKDGKPAAI; from the exons ATGATGAAGCAGCAACAGAGACTAGAAGATCCACTTCTGGTGACTTCAAGGAGTTCTAGTACAAGAAGATGGTTCAGAGCTCTGTGGTTTCTTCCTGCACTCATTGCCATTACAT TTGCCGGCCTTACATTAACTGGCTACTTGGAATTTGGAATAATTAAGGGAGGGGGAAAGTATGGTAATGAGGGTCTGTTTTATGGAAATGGTGAAGTTGTTGAATCGGATAAAGCAGTTGTTGCTGCTGATGATGCGCGGTGTTCAAAGACTGGAGTATCGATTCTTGGACAGGGCGGACATGCTGTTGATGCTGCAGTAGCAACTGCTTTGTGCCTAGGTGTTGTTAATGCAATGGCTAGTGGGATTGGTGGTGGGGGTTTTATGGTTGTTCGGTCTTCAGCAACTTCACGAACAGAGGCAATCAATATGAGGGAGACTGCTCCTTTAGCTTCTTCCCAG ACTATGTATGACGATAATCCTGAAACCAAGTCCATAGGAGCACTGTCAATGGGCGTACCTGGCGAGCTAGCTGGTCTCTACGAAGCTTGGTTAAGACATGGACGATTACCTTGGAAGATTTTGTTCCAGCCAGCCATCAAACTCGCTAGAGATGGATTTGTGATTGCTCCATATCTTGGCAAGGCGATTGCTGAACACTCTGACTCAATCACGAGGGACCCTGGTTTAAGACAAGTTTATGCACCTAATGGAAAACTGCTTAAAACTGGTGAGAAGTGCTACAATGTGGAACTTGGTCACAGTTTAGAAGCAATAGCAGAACTAGGGCCGAAAGCCTTCTATGATGGTAGGATTGGCGAAATGTTTGTTAAGGATGTCAAAGAGGCAGGTGGAATTTTGACGATGGAGGATTTGAGGAGCTACAGGGTGGATGTCACAGAGGCTGTAGCCGTGAACGCCATGGGCTACACTATCTTAGGGATGCCTTCTCCTTCAAGTGGAACACTTGGTCTTTCTCTG GTCCTAAATATCTTAGATAGCTATGGAAGTACCTATGCTGCAATGGGGTCTTTAGGTATACATCGCATGATTGAAGCACTAAAGCACATGTTTGCTGTTCGAATGAATTTGGGAGACCCCGACTTTGTAAACATCAATGAAACTGCAGCAAATATGCTTTCTCCATCTTTTGCCAAGAGAATTCAGCAGAGAATATTTGACAATACCACCTTCCCCTCTGAGTACTATATGCCCAG GTGGAGTCAGCTAAGAGACCATGGAACCAGTCATTTCTGCATTGTTGATGCTGATCGAAATGCTGTGTCATTGACGACTACAGTAAATTATCCCTTCGGAGCAACTGTGCTCTCTCCCGCCACTGGCATTGTCCTGAACAATGAAATGGATGACTTCTCCACGCCTGCAGAAATATCCCCTGATCATCTTCCACCAGCTCCAGCTAATTTTATTGAACCGAAGAAGAGGCCATTATCTTCCATGACCCCAATCGTCGTTCTCAAG GAAAATCAATTGGTGGGGGTTATCGGAGGAAGTGGGGGCTTGTACATAATTCCAGCAATTCTACAAGTTTTCCTTAACCACTTTGCATTAGGAATGGAACCTTTATCAGCTGTTCAGAGTCCAAGAGTGTACCACAAG CTCATTCCAAATGTGGTCTTGTATGAAGACTGGACTTGCATTGATGGTGAACATATAGAGCTTATTTCTGAAGTAAGGCGATTCTTGGGAGCGAGAGGTCATCAACTAGAAGCCAAATCAGGGGGAGCTATTTCCCAGCTAATTGTTCAAGACCTTCGTAATGCAAATCCTATGGGTCGGAAAAATGGGAAAGTTCCAAAAGATCAAGTCCTGTGTGGAATTCTTACAGCGGTTAGCGACCCTCGGAAAGATGGGAAGCCTGCCGCTATCTGA
- the LOC141678735 gene encoding AP-4 complex subunit sigma produces MGIRFILMVNKQGQTRLAQYYEYLTIEQRRALEGEIVRKCLARNEQQCSFVEHRNYKIVYRRYASLFFLVGVDNEENELAILEFIHLLVETMDRHFGNVCELDIMFHLEKAHFMLEEMVMNGCIVETSKSNILGPIQLMDKAS; encoded by the exons ATGGGGATCAGATTCATATTAATGGTGAACAAACAAGGCCAAACAAGACTTGCCCAGTACTATGAATATCTCACTATTGAACAACGTCGTGCTCTTGAAGGTGAAATTGTCCGAAAATGTCTTGCCCGCAATGAACAACAG TGTTCATTTGTCGAGCATAGGAATTACAAGATTGTCTACAGACGATATGCGTCATTGTTTTTCTTGGTTGGGGTTGACAATGAAGAA AATGAGCTTGCAATTTTGGAATTCATACATTTGCTAGTTGAAACCATGGACCGCCATTTCGGCAATGTG TGTGAGCTGGATATCATGTTCCATCTTGAGAAAGCTCACTTTATGCTGGAGGAAATGGTGATGAATGGGTGTATTGTGGAGACGAGCAAGTCGAACATTCTGGGACCAATACAATTGATGGACAAAGCATCATAA